The following coding sequences lie in one Chelmon rostratus isolate fCheRos1 chromosome 2, fCheRos1.pri, whole genome shotgun sequence genomic window:
- the eefsec gene encoding selenocysteine-specific elongation factor, with protein MSESAESRTKTLNFNIGVLGHVDSGKTSLARALSSTASTAAFDKNPQSRERGITLDLGFSSFTVDLPDHLRDTGGQQPYDSLQFTLVDCPGHASLIRTIIGGAQIIDLMMLVVDVVKGVQTQTAECLLIGELTCPRMVVVLNKTDLLPPNKRQSAIEKMTKRLHKTLESTRFKECPVIAVAAKPGGPEAPDTEEPHGVSDLIELLKKQTYLPRRDPGGDLLMAVDHCFSIRGQGTVMTGTILQGSLAINDTVEIPALKVTKKIKSVQMFRKPVSGAMQGDRVGVCVTQFDPKLLERGVVCTPGSLRTLYAAVISVRKIGYFKGSLATRAKFHITVGHETVMARVTFFGLPPLDASEPPSDIKQPPSQPCSLETPFTLEREYLYQDEYVTGQGEASSGPDPEQWALLEFERPVTCPSLCLVIGSKLDTDIHANACRLAFQGRLLQGFEDKGYAETALPRLHIYKTKHKEGQVERVTDDYTVIGRNLFKKETNLQLFVGLKVTLSTGETGVIEGGFGQSGKFKIRVQEGLCPETKQLLSSNSKKKGKGGSKGGPANEEEPKTDSQPVSIHLHFKRYVFDPHKKMVQS; from the exons ATGTCAGAGTCTGCTGAAAGTCGCACCAAAACGTTAAATTTCAACATCGGGGTGCTCGGACATGTCGACAGCGGGAAGACGTCGCTTGCCAGGGCGCTGAGCAGCACCGCATCCACGGCTGCCTTCGACAAGAACCCACAGTCCCGTGAGAGAGGCATCACGCTGGACCTCGGCTTCTCCTCCTTCACGGTGGACCTTCCTGATCATCTGCGGGACACCGGAGGCCAGCAGCCGTATGACAGCCTGCAGTTCACCCTGGTTGATTGCCCGGGACACGCCTCTCTTATTCGGACTATTATTGGGG GTGCCCAAATCATTGACCTCATGATGCTGGTGGTGGATGTGGTGAAGGGGGTGCAGACTCAAACAGCAGAATGTCTGCTGATAGGAGAGCTGACCTGCCCTCGCATGGTGGTCGTCTTGAACAAAACTGACCTGCTGCCACCCAACAAGAGACAGAGTGCCATTGAGAAAATGACCAAAAGACTTCACAAAACACTGGAGAGCACCAG ATTTAAGGAATGTCCTGTGATTGCTGTAGCAGCGAAGCCTGGGGGCCCAGAGGCTCCTGACACAGAGGAGCCACATGGAGTGTCAGACTTAATAGAG CTTTTGAAGAAACAGACATACCTCCCTCGGAGAGACCCCGGAGGTGACCTTCTCATGGCTGTGGACCATTGCTTCTCCATCCGTGGTCAGGGAACAGTCATGACTGGAACCATCCTGCAGGGGTCGTTGGCCATCAATGACACTGTGGAAATCCCAGCACTAAAG GTGACCAAGAAGATAAAGTCGGTGCAGATGTTTCGGAAGCCGGTGTCTGGGGCCATGCAGGGGGAtcgtgtgggtgtgtgtgtgacacagtttGACCCTAAACTGTTAGAGCGGGGTGTGGTGTGCACCCCAGGGTCCCTACGCACCCTCTACGCAGCTGTCATCTCTGTGAGGAAGATAGGCTACTTCAAGGGCTCTCTTGCCACCCGTGCCAAGTTCCACATCACTGTGGGACACGAGACAGTCATGGCGAGGGTCACCTTCTTTGGCCTGCCACCATTGGATGCTTCAGAGCCCCCTTCAGACATTAAACAACCCCCATCACAGCCCTGCTCACTCGAAACACCCTTCACCCTTGAAAGGGAATACTTATACCAGGATGAATATGTCACTGGTCAGGGAGAGGCGAGTTCAGGACCTGACCCAGAGCAATGGGCCTTATTGGAGTTTGAGCGGCCAGTCACATGTCCCTCACTCTGCCTGGTGATCGGTTCCAAACTGGACACAGACATTCACGCCAACGCATGCCGGTTGGCCTTCCAAGGTCGTCTGCTTCAGGGGTTTGAAGATAAAGGCTATGCTGAGACTGCCCTGCCTCGTCTGCACATCTACAAGACGAAACACAAGGAGGGACAGGTGGAGAGG GTGACTGACGATTATACTGTGATTGGCCGCAACTTGTTCAAGAAGGAGACCAACCTCCAGCTCTTTGTTGGGTTGAAGGTCACTCTGTCGACAGGGGAGACTGGCGTTATCGAGGGTGGGTTCGGACAGAGCGGCAAGTTCAAGATCCGGGTGCAAG AGGGTCTTTGCCCAGAAACAAAGCAGTTGTTATCCTCCAACTCCAAGAAGAAAGGCAAGGGTGGAAGTAAAGGCGGACCAGCAAATGAAGAGGAGCCCAAAACAGATTCTCAGCCTGTTAGCATTCACTTACATTTCAAACGGTATGTGTTTGATCCCCATAAAAAGATGGTTCAGTCTTGA